TCCTCGGGCAACGCCTTGGGAAGCCTCTTCGCGGGCACCATCTTCGAGATGGACTATTACACCACCTTCTTCGGCATCCCCGTGATCATGCCGGCCTCGGGCTACACGAGCTCCGTCGTGCCAGTCATCCTGGCCGTGTGGTTCGCGGCTAAGGTCGAGCATTGGTTCAAGCCCCACTGCCCCGACGCCGTGCGCCTGTTCCTGCTCCCGCTCGTCACGCTCTTCGTCACCGTCGTCGTGACCTATCTCGTCATCGGCCCGGTCGCCTCGCTTGCCTGCTCGCTCATCTCGGCCTTCTTCCAGGCCATCATCAGCATTCCCACCATCGGTCCCGCACTCATGGGTGCCTGCGTGGGTGCGTTCTGGCAGGTCTTCGTCATCTTCGGATTCCACTGGGCGCTCGTGCCTATCGCCATGCTCAACTTCACCAACCTCGGCTATGACACGATCCTCGCAGCCTCGTGGGTCTGCTCGTTCGCCCAGATCTTCGCCGTGCTCGCCGTGATGCTGCGCACCAAGGACAAGCACCTCAAGGAGGTCTGCCTGCCCGCGTTCATCACCGGTCTCTTCGGTGTGACCGAGCCTTCCATCTACGGTGTCACGCTGCCCAAGAAGACCCCGTTCATCATGAGCTGCATCGGTTCCGCCATCGGCGGTGCCGTCGACATCATGCTGGGCGGCCGTCAGTTCTCCATGGGTGGCATGAGCTTCTTCACCCTCCCCGTGATGATCGACCCCAGCGAGGGCGGCGTGGGCATCCAGCCCGTCATCGCCGCACTCATCGGTGCCGCCGTCGCCCTCTCCATCACCTTCGTTCTGACCTGGATCACCTACAAGGACGATCCCAAGGTCATCGAGAAGGCAAAGGAAGAGGAGCTCCAGGCCGCGTAGCGTGCCTGCCGCCCCTTCCGGGCGCGACGTGCGGGAAGCCTACCCCCGC
This genomic stretch from Atopobiaceae bacterium harbors:
- a CDS encoding PTS transporter subunit EIIC — protein: MAGKYDALARTIIQNVGGKENIISVAHCITRLRFKLKDESKANTDILEQTQGVIKVMVTNGQYQVVVGQAVDNIYDAVLAVGHITPGGTVDVDGNPVDDDGGSGEKKGIAAKLIDIISGIIAPTLGMLSAAGILKGICALCTFMGWLSTTDGAYMIMYAMGDGFFYFLPIVLGYTAAKKFKCSEFVGMGIGIALVYPTMVALTSSGNALGSLFAGTIFEMDYYTTFFGIPVIMPASGYTSSVVPVILAVWFAAKVEHWFKPHCPDAVRLFLLPLVTLFVTVVVTYLVIGPVASLACSLISAFFQAIISIPTIGPALMGACVGAFWQVFVIFGFHWALVPIAMLNFTNLGYDTILAASWVCSFAQIFAVLAVMLRTKDKHLKEVCLPAFITGLFGVTEPSIYGVTLPKKTPFIMSCIGSAIGGAVDIMLGGRQFSMGGMSFFTLPVMIDPSEGGVGIQPVIAALIGAAVALSITFVLTWITYKDDPKVIEKAKEEELQAA